The following DNA comes from Winogradskyella sp. PG-2.
GGTCTCAGTTGAAGAGATAATAGATTCTTGGTTATCAATTTGATTTAAAGCTGAACCACTAACATCACTTGTTATATTATTAAAATAAGATAACCCAAAATTAGAGATAGATAAATCAAAGTGTTGTTCTTCACCTTCTAACTCTTCAGGTATTCTATAAAAAAAACGAAGATAAGTACTTGTACCAACAGGGCTGTAACCTATTATAGAACCAATATCTGTTGAAGATGGCTGTAAGGTTATACCTCTTAATTGTTGAAATAAAGATTCGTCGTCGGTTATTTCGTTATTTTTTATACTTTCAAATAGAACAGTACCAAAACTTTCAAAGGGTAGTGACATGTAGAGTGAATCCCTATTTGGTTCGGGATAGAATTCAAGTGATGCGAGCGGATCAGATTCGTAACTCAGTTCTGAAGTATTGTAGAAACTTGTTTCATCAGTTTCAAATTCCTGCGATATTTTGTGAACATTTATTGTGGCAAGAGCTGTTGTATCATTATAAAAGTACCCTTCGTAATCTAAAACCAAACCGACACTGTCTAATACAGCATCATCATCTATGAAATAAGTTGATGCATTTAATTGTAGATAACTAGATGCCGTTACCGTTCCTAAAAATTCATCTTCATAAGTTCCAACCAATAAACGCTCAAGATTAGATGTAGGAATAGAATCGAACTTCATAGTGGATAATTCTACTTTGAATGTGTCAATAGATAAGACTCTAATATTAGTTTCTGTAAAATCTTGACCTACTGTTAAGCTTGGTATTTCATCTTCTGTTGAAGAGCAAGCGACAGCCAGAAACCCAAGAAGAAGTACAAAAGAACAATAGACTTTATAATGTTGCATAGTTTAAATTTTATACAAATCAAAAGGACTATATCTGGTTTTGAAAGTATATTATACTAACTCTGAAAATGTATCTACCAAACCGTTGATGCTATCGATAAAATATTCTACACCTATTCGTAGATACAATTCTTGGGTTTATCTATGAAAAAATGATGCTTATATAATTTATTTAGTACGTGTTTCAATTCGTAGTATGTTCGTCCTCGATGAGAAAAATTGTTATAGTACTTAGTTTAATTTTTGGTGGGAAATCTATTTATGGTCAAATAGGTAGAATTGGGCGAGATGGCGTTGAATTGGCTCGTTTCGATTACACTATAATACCCAGTATCGGTGATATTGAATTAAAGAGAACTTCGATAGCATTTAACTTTGGAGCTAAAGTAAAAAAAGGGCTCTTAGGATTTGGATCTGGTTATGATAATAGTACACTCTATTTTAAAAGTGCTGATGCGCATAATCTTCACAATAATTTTACAAATCTTCATACGGTTAGGATGAAGATTGTGTATAGAAAACCATTAAAAAATAATTGGGCTTTTAATACGGTGTTTGCACCAATGCTATCATCAAATTTTGCTGGTAGCATAACAACTGAAGACTTTGCTTTTAACTCATTTACAAGTTTTTCTAAAAGATGGTTTAAAAATGAACTGAAATCGTCATTAAATATAGGCTTGGG
Coding sequences within:
- a CDS encoding DUF4270 family protein produces the protein MQHYKVYCSFVLLLGFLAVACSSTEDEIPSLTVGQDFTETNIRVLSIDTFKVELSTMKFDSIPTSNLERLLVGTYEDEFLGTVTASSYLQLNASTYFIDDDAVLDSVGLVLDYEGYFYNDTTALATINVHKISQEFETDETSFYNTSELSYESDPLASLEFYPEPNRDSLYMSLPFESFGTVLFESIKNNEITDDESLFQQLRGITLQPSSTDIGSIIGYSPVGTSTYLRFFYRIPEELEGEEQHFDLSISNFGLSYFNNITSDVSGSALNQIDNQESIISSTETNNYGYVQSGTGYATRIEFPTIKRINELGFSGTVLDAVLEIKPNNAGYSDIQPISDVLSLYLVDQNNDLTVQVANSADFVFGVLEDSNSEFNDVIYTIPVIDFVDKKLNELPETEDALIIIPPEYNSTVNKILLNDGFNTDFKARLIITYAIYED
- a CDS encoding DUF6268 family outer membrane beta-barrel protein: MRKIVIVLSLIFGGKSIYGQIGRIGRDGVELARFDYTIIPSIGDIELKRTSIAFNFGAKVKKGLLGFGSGYDNSTLYFKSADAHNLHNNFTNLHTVRMKIVYRKPLKNNWAFNTVFAPMLSSNFAGSITTEDFAFNSFTSFSKRWFKNELKSSLNIGLGFGTLFGSPRLFPLASYYSEINEKLSFSIGLPRTEVTYKLNDFNSINLNVKPEGLYANNSSDLVLEDGKIYENSKVVYNALKLSLGYNMKFEKNWIASFNLGYIPVSSVTILDNNDNDINDFNTDDSVFVNVGVSFNINKKVKKDE